TTGGTTATTTGTTGTACAAATAGGCCAGATTCTCAAAAAGAGAAAAATCTGGATAATATCTGCTACAATCTTTTTATTAATCCGCCAAACGACTACCGCACACACACTTTCTATTCTATTAATGATTCGCTTACCGAAAAAGAAATCCAACGTCAGATAATTGATTTCAAACAAGCGGGACTGGGTGGTTTTTACCTTCACAGTCGTTCTGGCTTAATCACCGAATTTTTAGGAGACGACTGGTGGAAGATTATGAAAGCATCGGTTGAAGCAGCCAACCAGGCAGGATTAAATTGTATGTTTTACGATGAAGACAAATGGCCAAGTGGATTTGCAGGAGGTATTGTTCCGAGAATGGATGAGAATTTCAGGGCGAAATGCCTCGCCCGTTTAGAAAAAAACACTCCACTGCCCGAAGGCGCTCAAATTATTGCCGAAGACGAAAAAACAAATTACGTTTTATACACCTCGCAGTTTGGATACGATATTTTTAACGGCACCTGTTATGTTGACTTATTTAATCCCGAAGCAGTTCAGGCATTTATAGACGTTTCTTACCGGCCCTATGTTGACAAGTACAAAACAGCTATTACAACTTATACTCCGGCCATTTTTTCAGACGAACCGCATGTGCATGCACGCTATTTCGACAAGAACACTCCAAATCTGGGCACACTCTCCTACTCGCCCTGGCTGGAAAAAAAATTTAGCGAAATGCATGGATACAAGCTGCGTGATAAACTTCCGCTTCTATACGAAGAAAAAGACAACTGGCGAGAAGTTCGCATGCATTACTATCAGGCAAAGGCTTTGGCTTTTGAAGAAAGTTACACCAAACAACTTGCTGACTATTGTGGCAAAAATGGTTTTGATTATACCGGGCACTACCTGGCCGAAGATATACTTTACAAAGTACGCGACCGCGCTGCAAATACCATGCTTCATTACCGCAGCATGCAACAACCGGGTATGGATATGCTGGGTTTATCAATTACCAACAAACTTATAACTGCCCGCAATTTAAGTAGTGTGGCTAACCAATACGGAAAACAAAAACGTTTAAGCGAATTGTTTGGAATTAGCGGTCAGAATATGAATTTTGAAGACCGAAAATGGTTGGCAGGCTGGCACAGTATTCTGGGTGTTAATCATTTTTGTCCGCACCTTACATTGTACAGCATGAAAGGGCATCGCAAACGCGATTACCCCCCAACTTTTTCATACCAGCAGCCGTACTGGAACTACAATAAAAAAATAGAGGATTATCTCGGACGCATTGCCTATGCTGCATCAATTGGCAAATACGTGCCACAACTTTTGGTCATTAGTCCACTGGAAAGCGAATATATTAAAGGAAACAACGATGGCGAATTTACAAGTGGCATGCTGGAAGCTTTAGATGTTCTGCAAGCTTTGCATTACGACTACGATGTTGGCGATGAGCAAATAATGGCTGACACGGCTTTTGTTCAGGCAAATAAGCTGGTAATTGGCGCAATGCAGTACGGACACATTGTTTTACCCGACATGATTTCAATACGCGAAACAACACTAAAACTGATTGAAACGCTGCAAAAAAACGGAGGACTGGTTATTAATTTCGGACGCTTTCCTGTGTACGTTGACGGGAAAAAAGATGAAGATAGATTGGCAATGTTAAAAAAATCAACCCTATTCCTTTCTGCTGCCGAGGCACCAAAACTACTTCCGGAAAAAATAAAACCAAATGTTACATTAAAGGGAGTAAACACGGATAAAATTTGGACGCAAACCCGTAAAGTCCAAAACGGACAACTTATTAATTTCTATAACAGTTCGCGCACCCAAAGTATACAGTTTGATTTGGTTGCTGACTTTAACAACGTACCACTTCTTTGGGACCCTTCGGAAATAGAATGCTATACCCTGGAGAAGAACAAGGATGGATCGTATTCAATTGAACTAAGCCCATCATCGAGCATATGGATAACAACCGGAGAAATAAACAACACCATACCAATTTCCGGCGATTATAAACTGCCCGAACTCCGAAAAAATGTTTTTGTGTTTGAAAACGAATGGCAGGGCGAAAGGAAACATGCCAATGCCATAACGCTCGATTTTGCTCAATACTCCACCAACGGGGACAAAACAATGAGTACTCCAGAGCCTGTCATCGGTATTTTTAACCGTTTAGCCAGCCAAAACTATATTGGTCAATTGGTTTTAAACTACCCTTTGCATGTTAAAACCTTGCCCCAAACCTGCCAGCTTGTTTTAGAACAACCTGACATGTACTCATCAGTTTCAATAAACGGAACAGAAATAGTTTTCAATACCAACCAGTACTATATCGATCGAACATTTAAAAGTACTGATATCTCTGCACTGATTTCGGCAGGTGACAATAATATTCAGCTGAAACTTGATTTTAAAGCACCACAACCACTCAGTTCCGACCCTGTTGAACGTTACGGAACCGAAATAGAAAGTATTTATCTGACAGGAGACTTTGCCGTGGAGGGAAAAAATGAATTGACCACCAATAATACGCAACGTAATCGCACGGGCGACTTTCAGGAACGACCGGCACATCAGTTCTCCGCCTTTTCAATTACGGCTGAAAAAGACATATTTAGCGGCAATTTAACAACCGAAGGTTATCCTTTTTACGCCGGAAGTTTCTCCTTGTCTCAGGATTTTGAAATGGCCCCGCCTGCTCCCGGAAACGAGTATTACCTTGAGCTCCCCAACTGCGAAGCCATTGTTGCAGTAGTTGAAATAAACGGCCAGGTTGTCGATACCCTGGTATGGGCACCCTTCAGAACAGAAATAAGCAACTACCTGTACGAAGGTAAAAACAAGCTTAACATCACCCTTATAAATTCGTTACGTAACCTACTTGGCCCCCACCATCACAAGGGCGTGGAACTTATAAAAGTTGGACCGCGAAGCTTTACCGGATCAGGGGGTTTCCCCGATGGCCGGGGTGAAAAAGATTGGTACGATCTTAGAAAAAAAGAAATAGAAACTGCCATATGGACAGATACATACAACCATATTCCCTTTGGTTTTATTGAAAATGTAAAAATAACTTCTTCAAAATAAATTTACGATGATGCAAAAAATTTTAATGACAATAACTGCAATACTCACCCTATTTATTCTCTCATGCTCGGCTCCGGTAAAAAAGGAAGAAAACAAAACGACAGAAAAATGGAGCATAAAAATGGCAGAAGCTGTGATGCACCGATATGATACACTTGCTTACTATAACGGCCGAACCCGCGCCGGTTGGTCGTACGATGTTTCCTTGTTAGGTGCAGCAATTTATAAATTAGGAGATGTTGACCAAAAATATTCGGATTACCTCAAAATTTTTATTGATATGCTGGTGGACAAAAACGGGAATATTGAACGTTACGATATGGAAAAATACAATATCGACCTGATTCGCCCGGCAACCTGCCTGCAAATTCTGGCAAACGATACCGGAGAAGAAAAATATAAAAAAGCCATTCCACAGTTTATTGAGCAAATGGAAAAACACCCAAAAACAGAAACCGGGGGATTTTGGCACAAGAAACGTTATCCGTGGCAAATATGGCTCGATGGAGTTTATATGGCGGCGCCTTTTTTGTCTCAGTATGCAACAGAAAACAACCAGCCACAATGGCACAGTGTGGTTACACACGAAATTTTGCTGGCTTACGAAAAAACTGTAGATCCGGAAACCGGGCTTTTGTACCACGCCTGGGATGAAAGCAAAGAACAACGCTGGAGCAACCCGAATACCGGACAATCTCCTCACTTCTGGAGCCGTGCAATGGGGTGGTATGTTATGGCAATTGTTGATGTGCTGGATTTTCTCCCTGAAGACCACCCGGACCGACCTGCTCTTATTGAGACATTAAACAAAACACTTGAAGCACTGCTTAAGGTACGTGATCCGGAAAAAGGCGTTTGGTACCAGGTACTCGATATGGGCAGAGCGGAAGGCAATTACCTTGAAGGTTCGGGTACGGCAATGTACATTTATGCCATGGCAAAAGGAGCTAAAAAAGGATATCTTGCTAAATCGTATCTTGATATTGCAAATGTCGCTTTTAATGACATGGTTGATACTTTTATTATTACTGATGAAGATGGATTAATAAGCATGGTTAACATTTGTGGAAGCTGTGGTCTGGGTGGTAATCCATACAGAGATGGCTCTTACGATTATTATATTAATGAGAAAATTGTTAAAAACGACACAAAAGGTGTTGGGCCATTTATTCTGGCAGCAATTGAACTTAACCGTTAAAAGAACTTGATTACATGCTACTTAAAATAAAAAATACCACCCTACTACTATTGTTGCTTATTTTTACAGCCAACCGCCTGGTGGCCGAAAGCCAGAAAATACTAATCACTGAGTTTATGGCTATTAACGACAAAACCATAAGCGATGAAGATGGTGACGATAGTGACTGGCTTGAGTTATTTAACCCCGGAGACAACACTGTTAGCCTGAACGGCTGGTATTTAACCGATAAAGCAGACAACCTGACTAAATGGAAAATACCCGATATCAACTTAAAAGCCGGTGAATACTTACTGATTTTTGCATCAGAAAAAAAACGCGATAATCCTGCCAGCGAACTACATACCAATTTTAAACTTTCAGGATCAGGGGAATTTTTAGCAATTGTAGAACCTGATGGAGTTACCATTTCCCATTCCTATGGCGAAAGCTATCCTGCTCAGCGTGAAGACATTTCTTACGGCCTTTACCAGAGCCAATACCTGTTCTTTTCAGAACCAACACCAGGCTTTACAAACGTTTTGGGCGAAGCTGTTCAGCCGCCTCAATTTAGTAAAACCCGTGGATTTTATGATTCGCCATTTCAGGTAACACTATCAACGATAGGCAGCGGAATAAAACTCTATTATTCTACAGACGGCACAAGACCCGATGCCGAAAATGGGACTTTATACACTTCACCCATTCAAATTTCAACAACTACTCCGCTTAGTGTTGTTGCCATAAACCAGGCAGGAGTGGCAAGCGATATTATCTCGCATACTTATTTCTTTATAAACGATATAGTTCAGCAACCCAATAACCCTGCTGGTTATCCTTCCACCTGGAGTAAATTCAAATACAAATCAGGATATGCTCCGGCCGATTATGAAATGGACCAGCAAATTTGCAATCATACCGATTATAAAAACCTAATGGATGATGCCCTTTTATCGGTCCCCACCTTATCAGTTGTAACAAATGTTGGCTACTTGTTTTCTCACGAAAAAGATGGCGAAACCGGGGGGATATATATTTTTACCGGAGACTCGGGAGAAGGAGGTGCAGGTTCTGATTGGGAAAGACCCGCATCTGTAGAATATTATGATCCGGCAAGCAATAAACAATTTCAACTAAATTGTGGATTGAGGTTGCACGGTGGCAACAGCCGTGTGCCCGACAACAGTGGAAAACACTCATTCCGCCTATCGTTTAGAAGCATGTATGGTCCATCAAAACTACAGTACCGTTTTTTCGATGACCCCACAGCCACAAACGAATTTAATGCTTTGGTACTGCGCGCAGGCTACAACTATTCCTGGACAAAGAACGATCCGAAACAACGTCAAAACGCCCAATACCTGCAAGATCCGTTTGCAAAAGATGCCCAACGTGCACTCGGACAGGTATCGGCCCATCAAAAGTTTGTACACCTTTATTTAAACGGCCTTTACTGGGGCTTATACAATGTTTCTGAAAAACTTACCAACGATTTTATGGAATCGTACCTAAACGGAGAGGAAGACGATTTTGATGTAATTAAAGATCACGGAGGACAGGTTGACGGCTACTGGACATCCTGGACACATTTATATAACCAGGCAAAAGCCGGTTTATCAAGCAATACCAATTACCAGAAGGTTCAGGGCAAAAACCCTGATGGAACAATCAATCCTGCTTTTGAAAATCTTTTGGATGTTGAAAATCTGGCTGGTTATATGCAATACAACATGTACATTGGTAACGAAGACTGGGACCACAACAATTGGATTGCAGCACGAAACCGGGTTACCAACGACGCCGGATTTCGCTTCTTTGCATGGGATGCCGAAACCTCGATGACCAGTGTAAATGCAAACATGGTTAACGAAAATAACGAGGAAAATCCAAGTTGGTTTTACCAGCTCCTGCAAGGAAATGAAGATTTCAGGGTACTTTTTGCCGACCAAATTCAAAAAAACTTTTTAAACGGTGGGCCACTCTCACCGGAAGCCTGTATAGAACGGTACACCAAACTGGCAGATGAAATTGATTTGGCCATTATTGCTGAATCGGCCCGCTGGGGAGACTACCGTAAAGATACCGATCCCTCGGACGGCACCCGGGTTTTGTATACCCGTAACGAACACTGGCTGCCGCGAAAAGAATATTTGCTTAATAATTACTTTCCGTACCGTACCGACATTGTGGTTGAACAATTTCGGAATATTGGCCTTTTCCCCAACATTGAAGCACCTTTATTTAGCGAGCAAAGTGGAGAAAAAACAACTGCGATTAATCTGGGCATGACAACCAACTATGGCGATATTTATTACACTACCGATGGCAGCGACCCACGCGAACAAATTACATCGAACATTACCGCCTCAGCGCAACTCTTTGGAAGCGCTATCTATTTGGCCGATGACGTTACGGTAAAAGCACGGGCCAAATCGGGCAACGAGTGGTCGCCGTTAACCGAAGGTACTTTCACCTTCGACAATGTTACCGCTATTGATGATGTTGTTCAAAATAATCTTTTCCACGACAATTATCCTAATCCGTTTAACCGTTCAACAACAATCAGGTACAGGCTGCCTGCCGATGGCAACGTACAATTGGATATTGTAACCATTGATGGCCGGCTTGTTGAAAACCTGTTTTCAGGATATCAGTGGCAAGGCGAAAACCGGGTTGAGTGGAATGCTGCCGGAAGTAAGTCGGGAATATATATTTACCGCTTACAATATAACAACCAATCCTATTTTGGGAAACTGGTATATAACAAGTATTAACAGCCATCAAGCTTAATGAAACTTATTAACTTTATATCAATCTGATAAAACATACCAAATGAAACGAGCATGTAAAATATTACACCCGGGAGGATTAACAAAATAAATGCGAGTTCCACACTATACCACTAAAAACAAACAATCTTAATAGTATGAAAAAAAATATCTACCTGTTCTTATTGATGATTTTTACCTACCAATTAAACGCCCAATCTCAGAAAGTCGTTATTTCTGAATTTATGGCTATTAACGACAAAACCTTGTACGATGAAGATGGTGACGACAGCGACTGGATTGAATTACATAATCCGGGCGATGCCTCTATAAATGTAAATGGCTGGTACCTTACCGATAAAGCAGACAATCTGACCAAATGGGAAATACCAAACATTACCATCCAGGCAGGTGGATATCTAATCGTTTTTGCTTCAGAAAAGAAACGAAATGACCCTTCGGGCGAGCTTCATACCAACTTTAAACTATCAGGATCAGGCGAATACCTTGCAATTGTTGAAGCCGATGGCACAAGCATATCACATGCTTACAATCCTGCATTCCCGGCACAAAGAAAAGATGTATCGTACGGTATTTATCAGGGACAGAATGTTTATTTTGATTCACCAACGCCGGGAGCCGAAAACACACATGGAAGCCTACCGTTCGCCCCATCATTTAGTATTTCACGTGGGTTTTATACCGCACCTTTCGAACTTACACTTTCGAGTCCTGATAATATTTCGATTTATTACACCACCGATGGCACACGTCCAAATAAATCAACAGCAACGCTGTATACTGCGCCACTAAATATTTCCAAAACAACTCCAATAAGTGCTGTGGCTATTAATACAGATAACGAAAGCAGCGAAATAATTACAAATACCTATTGGTTTATCAGCGATATTCTGGAGCAAGACAACACGCCTGAGGGTTATCCTGCTGACTGGAAGAAAGAAAGTAGCTCTACCCCCATTCCTGCCGATTATGAAATGGATGAGGACATTTGCAATGCTGAAGAATACAAGAATTTAATGGAAGAAGCCTTAACCTCAATCCCCTCAATAAGTATTGTTACGTCGAAACATTATTTGTTTTCGGATGTAGAAGATGAAAATGAAGGCGGCATTTATATTTACACCGGAAAGCCAAGTGCTACCGGAGAAGATTGGGTACGACCCACTTCGGCCGAATATTACGATCCAAAAACCGAAGATCAGTTTCAGCTGAATTGCCAGTTACGTCTGCACGGCGGTAACAGCAGAAACCCATCCAACAGCCCTAAACATGGCTTTCAGCTGCGGTTTAAATCGGCTTACGGCCCTTCTAAATTAAACTTTAACCTGTTTGATGAAAAAAGTGCTACAAACGAATTTAATGCCTTGGTGCTGCGCGCTGGTTACAACTTTTCATGGACAAAAAACAACGAAACCCAACGTACCGATGCCCAATACCTGCAAGACCCCTTTGCCAAAACAACGCAATTGGCCATGGGGCAACCTTCGGCACACGAACGTTTTGTGCACCTGTACATTAACGGACTATACTGGGGGGTTTACAATCTTTCCGAAAAAATTACAAACGACTTTATGGAGTCGTATCTGAATGGCGAAGAAGACGATTTTGACGTTGTAAAAGACCATGGCGATGTAGTAGATGGAAACAGAACCATGTGGAACAAAATGATGAGCCAGGCAGGAACAGGATTATCCAACAACAGCAACTACCAAAAATTGCAGGGAAAAAATCCGGACGGAACAATTAACCCCGGCTACGACAACCTGCTTGATGTTGAAAATTTTATTGATTACATGATTTACAATATTTATATTGGCAACGGCGACTGGGATAATAACAATTGGATTGCCGCGCGTAACCGCGTTACAAACGATGCCGGGTTTCGGTTTTTTGCATGGGACGCTGAAACATCAATGACAGATTTGAACTTCGATAACTCGGAACTAAACAACAGCGACAACCCAAGCTGGATTCTTCAGAAACTAAAAGCCAACAACGATTTTAAAGTACTTTTTGCTGATAGAGTTCAGAAAAATCTATTTAACGATGGGCCTTTGTCACCCGGGCAAGCTGCCAATAATTACGTTGAACTTGCAAATGAAATAGATAAAGCAATTATAGCAGAATCGGCCCGGTGGGGAGATTACAGAAGAGATGTTGATCATTCAAGCGAGACATTATACACCCGAAACGACCATTGGTTGCCACGTAAAGAATATCTGCTGAACAACTACTTTCCGTTCCGTACCGACATTGTTGTGGAGCAATTCCGAAATATTGGCCTTTTCCCCAATATTGAAGCACCTTTGTTTAGCGAAGAAAGTGGAGAAAAATCAAGTGCGATTAACCTGGAAATGACAACCAATTACGGCAGTATTTTTTACACAACCGATGGCAGCGACCCCCGCGAACAAATTACTTCTAACATTGCAAGTTCGGCCCAAATATTTAGCAGTGCTATCTATTTAGCCGATGATGTTACGGTTAAAGCCAGGGCAAAATCGGGTAACGAATGGTCACCAATAACAGAAGGTACTTTCACCTTTGATGGCCTTACTGCAGTTGAAGCAATTGCCACGAATATGCTTACGCACAAAAATTATCCAAACCCATTCAGAACCTCAACAACCATTGAGTATAATTTACCAGCCGATGGCAACGTATCTGTTGAAATTTTTACAATGGATGGCAGAATTATTGAGCATATTTATTCCGGCTTTCAATTTCAGGGGCTCAACCAGGTAACTTGGAATTCTTCGTCTTTTAACTCCGGAATTTACATGTACAGAATACGTTTTAATGATGAAACTTACCTTGGAAAATTAATTCGTAGTAAATAATTACACGTAAACAAAACAAAATCATTTATTTTCTTTCATTTTCGTTTGTTTTCGTTTATTTTTGACACAGAAAAAGAACGAAAGCATTACTATTTTCATTTACTACCTGTTAATGTACTTTATATTTTAAGGTATACTACAATTTTAAAGCAACAATGACTCAGTTAAAAAAATATATAATTGCAATAGACCAAAGCACTTCAGCTTCAAAGGTAATGCTGTTTAACAAACAAACCGACCTAATTCACAGGGTTAGCATTGCCCACGAGCAGTTTTACCCTAAAAACGGTTACGTTGAACACAATGCTGAAGAAATATTTGCAAACGTAGTAACCGGACTTGAACGTTTGGTGGCTGAAACACAGGTAAAGGAAAGTGAAATAGCAGGATTGGCTATTACAAACCAGCGCGAAACAGCACTAATATGGGACAAAACAACCGGCAAACCGGTTTACAATGCTATTGTTTGGCAATGCCAGCGTGGAGCGCCATTCTGTAAAGAACTTAGCAAGCAAGGCTACGAAGAAACCGTTCGCAAAAAAACCGGTTTAATAATCGATCCTTACTTTTCGGCAAGCAAGCTTCGTTGGCTAATGAAAAACAACGAAAGTTTACAAAATAAAGCGCAAAAAGGGGAGTTAATGTGCGGCACCATGGACAGCTGGTTACTTTATAAATTAAGTGGAGGAAAAGTGCATGCAACCGACTACTCGAATGCCTGCCGTACCATGCTTTTTAATATAAAAACATTGCAATGGGACGATGAACTTATTACACTTTTCGGTCTCCATAAAAATATGTTCCCTGAGGTGAAATTCAGTGATGAAATTTTTGGATACACAGCCCCCGGAATGGTTTCTGAGATGCCGCTTCCCATTGCCGGATTACTTGGCGATTCGCATGCTGCCCTGTTCGGACAACGTTGTTTTGACCCCGGGATGGCAAAATCTACCTACGGAACAGGATCATCAATGATGATGAATATTGGCAGTACCGCAAACGATGCACCAGAAGGGCTGGTTACTTCAATCGGTTATGCCTGCAATAAAAGTGTTAAATATGTTTTTGAAGGCAACATCCATTGTACAGGCGACACCTTAAACTGGTTAAAAAACGAAGTACAGTTAATAAATACATCTGAAGAGATTGAACCACTGGCAACTTCAGTTAGCAATAACAATGGAGTATACCTGGTGCCTGCTTTTGTTGGGCTTGGAGCACCGTACTGGGACAATGAAGCCCGCGCCTGCCTCTCGGGAATGCCACGAAATACAACCAAAGCGCATATTGTGAGGGCAGCTGTTGAAAGCATTGCCTACCAGGTAAAAGATTTGGTAACTCTGATGGAAGAACAGGGTAATATTCCATTGAAGGAGCTCCGCGTTGACGGTGGACCAACCCGAAATAGTTTCCTCATGCAATTTCAATCCGATATACTTTCAAGAAAAGTGGCTGTTTCCGAAATAGAAGAAATATCGGCATTGGGTTCAGCATTTATGGCCGGACTGGCAACTGGTTTTTGGAAAGATCTGGATGAGCTAAAAAGTTTAAGGAAAGAGGGTAAATCATTTTACTCAAAAATGGAGCAACCAATAAATGAAAAGCTTTACAAAGGCTGGAAGAAAGCTGTTGAACGAGCGCGCCTATAGAGCTAAGAAATTGAGCTAATAATTAAAACAAGATAAAATGAATAATAAAGAATCGTTTGGCGTAATTATCGCAACAAGGAACATTTTTAATTTTCAGCTGGCAGTTGATGCGCGTAAGAAAGTAATAGAGAAGCTAACTAAAATGGGATTCGGCACTGTAATTTTACCTGAAGACCAAACTCCAACGGGAAATATTGAGGGCTACGAAGATGCCATTAAATGTGCAAAATACTTTAAACAAAATGCCGATAAAATTGATGGAATAATTGTTGTTTTGCCAAACTTTGGCGATGAGCTTGGTGTTGTTAACACCATTAAAATGGCCGGTTTAAATGTTCCCGTTTTGGTTCAGGCCTGCGACGACGACAACGACAAAGTTGACGTAAAAAGCCGCCGCGATTCGTTCTGTGGAAAACTGTCGGTGTGCAACAATTTCTACCAGTATGGCATTAAATTTACCGATACCACCTACCACACCTATAGCCTCGACAGTGATACCTTTACAAAAGACATTTACAAATTTGCTGCCGTATGCCGTGTTGTAAAAGGGTTAAAAGGCTTGCGCGTTGGTGCTATCGGCACACGCCCTATCGGTTTCCAAACCATGCGTTTTAGCGAAAAAATACTTCAGCAAAACGACATAACCGTAGTACCTGTTGATATGTCGGAGATTTTGGCTGCTGCCGAAAAAATCGATGAGAACGCAAAAGAAGTAATTGAAAAAGTGCAAGCCATTCAGGATTACGGAACCTGCCACATATTACACAAGAAACAAATTTTTAAGCAAGCGCGTTTTGGGTTGGCAGTTGAAAACTGGATTGAAGAAAACGATATCGACATTTCGGCACTGCAATGCTGGGAATCGATTGAAAAAAATTACGGCTGTGCAGCCTGTGTAACCATGAGTATGATGGGCGAAAAACTTATGCCATCGGCCTGCGAAGTTGACGTTGCCGGTACAATTGGCATGTATGCACTGGCATTGGCCGCTCAAAAACCATCGGCATTGCTCGATTGGAATAATAACTTCGGTGAAGACCGTGACAAATGTGTACTTACCCACTGCAGCAACTATCCAAAGTCGTTCTTCGAAAATGAAATTGAAATTGGCAGCCTTGATGTGTTGGGAACTGTTTTGGGTCAGGAAGATACTTTTGGAGCCGTTAAAGGCAAAGTTGCACCGGGTAAAATGACTTATTTCCGCATTTCTACCGACGACACAAATGGAACTATAAAATCGTACCTGGGAGAAGGACGAATTACCGACGACCCTTACGGTATGGATGGAGGAATTGCAGTTTGCGAAATTCCAAACCTGCAAAACCTGATGAAATACATGTGTAAAAATGGCTTCGAGCATCACGTAGGAATGGTTCGAAGCCACGTAGGCGACATTCTTGAAGAAGCAATTGGCAACTACCTGGGTTGGGAATTGTACAAACATCAGTAAGCCAACACAAACGTTCAAAGTTTAAGATTGAATATGATGCATTTTACAGATAAAGAACTTGAAATTAAATCAGCTCAGTATCGAAAAGCTCTGCTGAAATATATAAAATTGGCTAAAGCCGGACATACAGGAGGCAGCCTCTCGTGTACCGACATTTTAAACGTTTTATACAACGATGTGATGAATGTTGGCCCCGAGAATTTCTCAGATTGCAATCGCGACCGATTTATACAAAGTAAAGGCCACTCGGTTGAAGCCTTATATGTTGTTTTGGCTGACAAAGGTTTTTTCCCTGAAACCGACCTTGAAACGCTTTGTCAATACAAATCAAAATATATGGGGCATCCCACCCGAAAAGTTGCCGGCGTGGAGTTTAATACCGGGGCGTTGGGCCATGGTTTACCAATTAGTGCAGGCATTGCTTTAGCTGCAAAAAAAGACAAAGCCGCATACCGCGTATTTACGCTCCTGGGCGATGGTGAGCTGGCCGAAGGATCGAATTGGGAAGCAGCAATGATGGCAGCCCACTATAAACTTGATAACCTGATAGCCATTCTCGACCATAATGCGCTACAAATTACCGGCCCAAACCGCGAAGTTTGCAGCCCCTATCCTATTGCTGAGAAATGGGAAGCTTTTGGGTGGAAAGTTGTGGAAACTGACGGTAACAATATTGCAGAACTTCGCAAAACATTAAAAAAAATACCAGCAAAAAATGGCAAACCTACATTT
Above is a genomic segment from uncultured Draconibacterium sp. containing:
- a CDS encoding chitobiase/beta-hexosaminidase C-terminal domain-containing protein yields the protein MLLKIKNTTLLLLLLIFTANRLVAESQKILITEFMAINDKTISDEDGDDSDWLELFNPGDNTVSLNGWYLTDKADNLTKWKIPDINLKAGEYLLIFASEKKRDNPASELHTNFKLSGSGEFLAIVEPDGVTISHSYGESYPAQREDISYGLYQSQYLFFSEPTPGFTNVLGEAVQPPQFSKTRGFYDSPFQVTLSTIGSGIKLYYSTDGTRPDAENGTLYTSPIQISTTTPLSVVAINQAGVASDIISHTYFFINDIVQQPNNPAGYPSTWSKFKYKSGYAPADYEMDQQICNHTDYKNLMDDALLSVPTLSVVTNVGYLFSHEKDGETGGIYIFTGDSGEGGAGSDWERPASVEYYDPASNKQFQLNCGLRLHGGNSRVPDNSGKHSFRLSFRSMYGPSKLQYRFFDDPTATNEFNALVLRAGYNYSWTKNDPKQRQNAQYLQDPFAKDAQRALGQVSAHQKFVHLYLNGLYWGLYNVSEKLTNDFMESYLNGEEDDFDVIKDHGGQVDGYWTSWTHLYNQAKAGLSSNTNYQKVQGKNPDGTINPAFENLLDVENLAGYMQYNMYIGNEDWDHNNWIAARNRVTNDAGFRFFAWDAETSMTSVNANMVNENNEENPSWFYQLLQGNEDFRVLFADQIQKNFLNGGPLSPEACIERYTKLADEIDLAIIAESARWGDYRKDTDPSDGTRVLYTRNEHWLPRKEYLLNNYFPYRTDIVVEQFRNIGLFPNIEAPLFSEQSGEKTTAINLGMTTNYGDIYYTTDGSDPREQITSNITASAQLFGSAIYLADDVTVKARAKSGNEWSPLTEGTFTFDNVTAIDDVVQNNLFHDNYPNPFNRSTTIRYRLPADGNVQLDIVTIDGRLVENLFSGYQWQGENRVEWNAAGSKSGIYIYRLQYNNQSYFGKLVYNKY
- a CDS encoding chitobiase/beta-hexosaminidase C-terminal domain-containing protein, with the protein product MKKNIYLFLLMIFTYQLNAQSQKVVISEFMAINDKTLYDEDGDDSDWIELHNPGDASINVNGWYLTDKADNLTKWEIPNITIQAGGYLIVFASEKKRNDPSGELHTNFKLSGSGEYLAIVEADGTSISHAYNPAFPAQRKDVSYGIYQGQNVYFDSPTPGAENTHGSLPFAPSFSISRGFYTAPFELTLSSPDNISIYYTTDGTRPNKSTATLYTAPLNISKTTPISAVAINTDNESSEIITNTYWFISDILEQDNTPEGYPADWKKESSSTPIPADYEMDEDICNAEEYKNLMEEALTSIPSISIVTSKHYLFSDVEDENEGGIYIYTGKPSATGEDWVRPTSAEYYDPKTEDQFQLNCQLRLHGGNSRNPSNSPKHGFQLRFKSAYGPSKLNFNLFDEKSATNEFNALVLRAGYNFSWTKNNETQRTDAQYLQDPFAKTTQLAMGQPSAHERFVHLYINGLYWGVYNLSEKITNDFMESYLNGEEDDFDVVKDHGDVVDGNRTMWNKMMSQAGTGLSNNSNYQKLQGKNPDGTINPGYDNLLDVENFIDYMIYNIYIGNGDWDNNNWIAARNRVTNDAGFRFFAWDAETSMTDLNFDNSELNNSDNPSWILQKLKANNDFKVLFADRVQKNLFNDGPLSPGQAANNYVELANEIDKAIIAESARWGDYRRDVDHSSETLYTRNDHWLPRKEYLLNNYFPFRTDIVVEQFRNIGLFPNIEAPLFSEESGEKSSAINLEMTTNYGSIFYTTDGSDPREQITSNIASSAQIFSSAIYLADDVTVKARAKSGNEWSPITEGTFTFDGLTAVEAIATNMLTHKNYPNPFRTSTTIEYNLPADGNVSVEIFTMDGRIIEHIYSGFQFQGLNQVTWNSSSFNSGIYMYRIRFNDETYLGKLIRSK